In Pleurocapsa sp. PCC 7319, the following are encoded in one genomic region:
- a CDS encoding histidine kinase dimerization/phospho-acceptor domain-containing protein — MFLTTISTHFLKSSFPNSSRRSISRSILVYLSAALAIIGLSDLSSYFFIIRNLEQQSNQELLTLVKVASPSLDIVKTGGINDLSQEVHWQELFAKQDRSIEWYDPDGKLLAREGNRFLESTFKQSIAAGKTQEDFPIFKKQGQVRSASIAVYRESLDSETVVLEGYIRASESTEESDWLNHKLRLGLRLGVLLALILMILMSISSTYLTQQNATPVDQGFMKLKRSTTDISHYLRTPLSRISMATEMMLTNTDKIHASDTRKLKIIEDAVEQLRSSIEDLLLLIRLDQK; from the coding sequence ATGTTTCTAACGACTATTTCTACTCACTTTTTAAAATCAAGTTTTCCTAACTCATCAAGACGTTCAATCTCGCGTTCAATCTTGGTCTATTTAAGTGCTGCACTAGCTATCATAGGTCTTTCCGATTTATCCTCGTATTTTTTTATAATTCGTAATCTAGAACAGCAATCAAATCAAGAACTGCTAACTTTAGTAAAAGTAGCATCTCCCAGTTTAGATATAGTTAAAACTGGAGGTATCAATGATTTGTCACAAGAAGTCCACTGGCAAGAATTATTTGCCAAGCAAGACCGAAGTATAGAGTGGTATGACCCTGACGGTAAGTTGCTGGCAAGAGAGGGAAACAGATTTTTAGAATCAACCTTCAAGCAAAGCATTGCTGCTGGCAAAACCCAAGAAGACTTTCCTATTTTCAAAAAACAGGGTCAAGTGAGGAGCGCAAGTATTGCTGTGTATAGAGAAAGCCTTGACAGTGAAACTGTCGTATTAGAAGGCTATATTCGAGCCAGTGAATCCACCGAGGAGTCGGATTGGCTCAACCATAAGTTGCGGTTGGGATTAAGATTAGGAGTGCTGCTCGCACTGATCTTAATGATTTTAATGAGTATCAGTAGTACTTACCTGACTCAACAGAATGCAACGCCAGTAGATCAAGGCTTTATGAAGCTAAAAAGGTCGACTACCGACATTTCCCATTATTTACGCACTCCTCTAAGCAGAATTAGTATGGCAACAGAAATGATGCTGACAAATACCGATAAAATTCACGCCTCGGACACCCGAAAATTGAAAATCATCGAAGATGCAGTCGAGCAACTCAGAAGCTCAATTGAGGATTTACTGCTTCTGATTCGCTTGGATCAAAAATAA
- a CDS encoding TIGR02588 family protein: protein MQKNYWRRSLAEKVSFGISLSIVGIIVALVCYTWITGDNNPPILSVTTDSNIRQVNQQYYIPFTVNNYGGETAESVEIVANLLFKDRIAETGRQQIDFLSREEKRSGEFIFSHDPQQGELTIRVASYKLP, encoded by the coding sequence ATGCAAAAAAACTATTGGCGGCGATCTCTTGCTGAAAAAGTTAGCTTTGGTATCTCCTTATCAATTGTAGGTATTATTGTTGCCTTGGTTTGTTATACCTGGATAACAGGAGACAATAATCCGCCGATTTTATCAGTAACAACGGATTCTAATATTAGACAAGTCAATCAGCAATACTATATACCTTTTACCGTAAATAACTATGGGGGAGAAACTGCCGAATCTGTTGAGATTGTTGCTAATTTATTATTTAAAGACCGAATAGCTGAAACTGGCAGGCAGCAAATAGATTTCCTATCTCGCGAAGAAAAAAGATCGGGAGAATTTATTTTTAGCCACGACCCACAACAAGGAGAATTGACTATCCGAGTAGCTAGCTACAAGTTACCTTGA
- a CDS encoding TIGR02587 family membrane protein, translating into MTPTKPLARQQNNQHGDNWRQEITEIISGASGGFLFGIPLLYTMEVWFIGSYVQPPILLGILGITFILILLLNRIEGFRTQESETLPGAIAETIETLAIGLACATLMLIILRRIDFQTSLVEALGKIIFEGVPFSLGVAFSRSLLSGHAEVDLDAHKSQPSQSYKGHRLIWRDTLADCTATLIGALFIAFSISPTDEVTVLAASASPLWLLIIIAASLLISYGIVFASTITNYQQRRQQQGLFQTPQSETVISYLISLIAGMLMLWFFQKVAFSDPWFVWLRYGIILALPASIGGAAGRLTV; encoded by the coding sequence ATGACTCCAACCAAACCGCTTGCTCGCCAACAGAATAACCAGCACGGTGACAATTGGCGACAAGAAATCACAGAAATCATTAGTGGAGCTTCGGGTGGTTTTCTTTTCGGGATACCTCTGCTATATACGATGGAAGTTTGGTTTATTGGTTCTTATGTCCAACCACCAATTTTACTAGGTATTTTGGGTATTACTTTTATTCTTATTTTGTTGCTCAACCGAATTGAAGGTTTTCGTACCCAAGAAAGTGAGACTCTACCAGGGGCGATCGCAGAAACGATAGAAACTCTAGCGATTGGGCTTGCCTGTGCTACTTTGATGTTAATTATTTTAAGACGCATCGATTTTCAAACTTCTTTGGTTGAAGCACTAGGCAAAATTATTTTTGAAGGCGTACCTTTTTCTCTAGGAGTGGCATTTTCGAGATCGCTTTTGAGTGGTCATGCGGAAGTTGATTTAGACGCTCATAAATCACAACCATCTCAATCTTATAAAGGTCATCGTCTAATCTGGCGAGATACATTAGCTGATTGTACTGCTACTTTAATTGGTGCCTTGTTTATCGCCTTCAGTATCTCTCCCACAGATGAGGTTACTGTATTAGCCGCCTCGGCTTCTCCTCTGTGGTTGTTGATTATTATTGCCGCATCCTTATTGATTTCTTATGGAATTGTGTTCGCCTCCACTATTACCAACTATCAGCAACGTCGCCAACAACAGGGATTATTTCAAACTCCTCAAAGTGAAACCGTCATCTCTTATTTAATATCTTTGATAGCTGGAATGTTAATGCTGTGGTTTTTTCAGAAAGTAGCTTTTAGCGATCCTTGGTTTGTTTGGTTGCGCTACGGTATAATTTTAGCCTTACCTGCTAGTATCGGAGGAGCGGCAGGGCGTTTAACAGTGTGA
- a CDS encoding GNAT family N-acetyltransferase, whose amino-acid sequence MNSVEISLLQESQLPEAAKLLKLSFGTFLGLKEPMSFGNGAEYMSRWYRESLGAFAAKADGKLVGHCMVANWGSCAGFGPIVTHPDYWDRGIGSQLIDASWSKFYEWESQQILFCTHANSPKHLHFYGKFGAEPRFLIALCTKTLLPIQPPRLKSQRYSHLSPEQQKESLNACYQLTDKIYGGLDWRSEILLVQQKSLGDTLLVWDDLELIGLAICHYGAGSEAAKDTFYIKLAAAKSAQAFEQLVDECEVLSITLGISSMMAGVDMACVDAYRRMRARRFKIQSLSVSMHKPNHMGYSRPDVYVIEDRR is encoded by the coding sequence ATGAATTCTGTCGAGATTAGTTTACTACAAGAAAGCCAGCTACCAGAAGCAGCAAAACTCTTAAAACTTTCTTTTGGAACTTTTTTGGGACTAAAAGAGCCAATGAGCTTTGGCAATGGAGCAGAATATATGTCCCGTTGGTATCGAGAGTCTTTAGGAGCTTTCGCTGCCAAAGCAGATGGAAAACTTGTAGGTCACTGCATGGTAGCTAATTGGGGTAGTTGTGCTGGGTTTGGACCGATTGTTACCCATCCTGATTATTGGGATCGAGGTATTGGTTCTCAATTGATCGATGCTTCATGGTCAAAATTTTATGAATGGGAAAGTCAACAGATTCTTTTTTGTACCCATGCCAACAGCCCCAAACATTTACACTTTTACGGAAAATTTGGTGCCGAACCTCGATTTTTAATTGCTTTATGTACTAAAACGCTGCTTCCAATTCAACCACCCCGTCTCAAATCTCAGCGATACTCTCATCTGTCACCTGAACAGCAAAAAGAAAGCTTAAATGCTTGCTACCAGCTAACTGACAAGATTTATGGAGGATTGGATTGGCGTTCGGAAATTCTGCTGGTACAACAAAAGTCTCTTGGAGATACTTTGTTGGTTTGGGATGATCTGGAATTAATCGGCTTGGCTATTTGTCATTATGGAGCTGGTTCTGAAGCGGCAAAAGACACTTTTTATATTAAGTTGGCAGCAGCCAAATCAGCTCAAGCATTTGAGCAGTTAGTAGATGAATGTGAAGTCTTATCCATCACCTTAGGAATCTCTTCAATGATGGCGGGGGTGGATATGGCTTGTGTCGATGCTTACCGCCGAATGAGAGCGCGAAGATTCAAGATTCAATCTCTTTCCGTCTCAATGCACAAACCTAATCACATGGGCTATAGTCGTCCCGATGTTTATGTAATTGAAGATAGAAGGTAG
- a CDS encoding DUF3386 domain-containing protein gives MTDNTARDRFRAAYENRYTWDSNFPGYTTKLELKQGEEVYTAEIKVDSDLSVEVTGIEDEKVSESVYNHMRDVITHRKRNTFENAHGKNTFSLGEQDASGAVEILVKGDSMGSNYKIRGTEICQVSRVMGPMAFVINTNESLDTGEGYISTGYNAVFRDSKTNDLKAKREFNESYEKLGNYYLPKHQIIESIDADNDKITTEFIFSETKLLEPATVA, from the coding sequence ATGACAGATAATACTGCCCGCGATCGCTTTCGTGCTGCTTATGAAAATCGGTATACTTGGGATAGTAACTTCCCTGGTTACACCACCAAGTTGGAACTAAAACAAGGGGAGGAAGTATATACAGCCGAGATTAAAGTTGATAGTGATTTATCCGTAGAAGTCACTGGCATCGAAGACGAAAAAGTATCCGAAAGCGTCTATAACCATATGAGAGATGTAATTACTCATCGTAAGCGGAATACTTTTGAGAACGCCCACGGAAAAAATACCTTTTCCTTAGGAGAGCAAGATGCTTCCGGTGCAGTTGAAATTTTGGTAAAAGGAGACTCTATGGGGTCTAACTACAAAATTCGCGGTACCGAAATCTGTCAGGTAAGCCGTGTCATGGGTCCCATGGCATTTGTGATTAATACGAACGAAAGTCTTGATACTGGCGAGGGTTATATTTCTACTGGTTATAATGCTGTTTTCCGTGACTCTAAAACCAATGATTTAAAAGCTAAACGGGAATTCAACGAAAGCTATGAAAAGTTGGGTAACTATTATCTGCCTAAGCATCAGATAATTGAATCTATTGATGCTGACAACGATAAAATTACAACTGAGTTCATTTTCTCTGAAACTAAGTTGTTAGAACCCGCAACAGTAGCTTAA
- a CDS encoding NifU family protein, with the protein MALALTQDNVETVLDELRPYLMADGGNVELAEIEGPIVKLKLQGACGSCPSSAMTLKMGIERRLREKIPEIAEVEQVM; encoded by the coding sequence ATGGCATTAGCATTAACTCAAGATAACGTAGAAACCGTCCTAGACGAACTACGTCCTTATCTTATGGCTGATGGCGGTAACGTCGAATTAGCTGAAATTGAAGGTCCAATTGTTAAATTAAAATTGCAAGGGGCTTGTGGTTCTTGCCCCAGTTCAGCAATGACTCTCAAAATGGGAATCGAACGACGTTTGCGAGAAAAAATTCCTGAAATCGCGGAAGTCGAACAAGTAATGTAG
- a CDS encoding RNA-guided endonuclease TnpB family protein codes for MITYAYRYKIKPTPNQIRQFEQYLSICRSVYNFAHSERKAWIESRKCQVDRCSINSEYIIPAEKPFPNYNIQAKALTEAKKKLPHLKLVNAQCLQQVLKRLDRAWIDFFKMPSRGFPRFRNANRYRSFKFPKPNTVCLDAGRVKLPSIGWIKIRQSRPYPVGFTPKQLQIVRKSSGYYLVIYFESSESVPDAVPGDKSIGLDAGIESFVATPTQLIKSPRFLNHKARKLKLLQRRLKHKTKGSNNWKKLQNKIARLHEKVANTRRDWHFKLAHQVTQNIDNIFVEDIDFKSWSKGLFCKQSLDSGIGGFINTVLPYVASKQGKFYLKVDKNGTSQECCKCHAYTGKKELGQRIHVCTNPACLHTESRDTCSAKVIQHRGELAVGHTVKQGKTVKNACGGDATGIVQLSLFNLVGSR; via the coding sequence ATGATTACCTACGCATACCGATACAAAATTAAGCCGACACCAAACCAAATAAGACAGTTCGAGCAATATTTAAGTATTTGTAGAAGCGTTTACAATTTTGCTCATTCTGAACGTAAGGCTTGGATTGAATCTCGTAAGTGTCAGGTAGATCGTTGCTCGATAAATAGTGAATATATAATCCCTGCCGAAAAACCTTTTCCTAATTACAACATTCAAGCAAAGGCGTTAACAGAAGCCAAGAAAAAATTACCCCACCTAAAATTGGTAAATGCTCAATGCTTACAGCAAGTATTGAAGAGATTAGATAGAGCATGGATTGATTTTTTCAAAATGCCGAGTAGAGGATTTCCCAGGTTTCGTAATGCCAACAGGTATCGAAGCTTTAAATTTCCTAAACCAAATACAGTTTGTTTGGATGCTGGTAGGGTCAAGCTCCCTAGTATTGGCTGGATTAAAATTAGGCAGTCTCGACCATACCCAGTTGGTTTTACACCCAAACAGCTACAGATTGTCAGAAAATCCAGTGGTTATTATTTAGTGATTTATTTTGAGTCATCTGAATCTGTCCCTGATGCTGTTCCTGGAGATAAAAGTATTGGATTAGATGCAGGGATTGAAAGTTTTGTGGCAACTCCGACGCAGTTAATTAAAAGCCCTCGGTTTTTAAACCATAAAGCTAGGAAGCTGAAATTGCTCCAGCGACGATTGAAACATAAAACCAAAGGCTCAAATAACTGGAAAAAGCTACAAAACAAAATAGCTAGGCTGCATGAAAAAGTGGCTAATACTAGACGTGATTGGCATTTTAAATTGGCGCACCAAGTCACCCAAAATATAGATAATATTTTTGTCGAAGACATTGATTTTAAATCTTGGTCAAAAGGCTTGTTCTGCAAACAATCTCTGGATTCTGGTATTGGTGGGTTTATCAATACTGTCTTACCTTATGTAGCCTCGAAGCAGGGAAAATTTTATCTTAAAGTAGATAAAAATGGCACGTCTCAAGAATGTTGTAAGTGCCATGCTTACACTGGTAAAAAAGAATTAGGACAGCGTATTCACGTCTGTACTAATCCAGCTTGTTTACACACTGAGTCGAGAGACACCTGCTCGGCTAAAGTAATTCAACATCGTGGTGAGTTGGCGGTAGGGCATACCGTCAAGCAGGGTAAAACTGTAAAAAATGCTTGCGGAGGCGATGCGACGGGGATAGTTCAACTTTCGTTGTTCAATCTAGTTGGCAGCCGATGA
- a CDS encoding DUF3769 domain-containing protein, with the protein MVSFLRYWVGILLWTFLSQLSLLASELPKLDGTTILVFDDDSRPSRQNPVNNLSSLTKFKSPTHLITQERQGEVQQYKIPANNESEFNPSIPIDQIEVVEVIADRQEFDEQRQVITAEGNVVMRFAQSVMTSDRLEINLKDNLAVATGNVVLTRGEQILRGEKFEYYLVTDRGVIFNAGGEIYQPSLSQDLDLEQQLAPEQRVFDQTLSQGLTNNQPLTGVTANEGIGTTIGSSRDVNLLNDDNSTGGNINRIRFQADRVDFETSTWEAQNLRLTNDPFSPPELELRAKTATFQQVDALTNTLTTTNSRLVIDDSFTVPLLTRSFVFDGRPRRPGLFNIGFDGDERGGLFIERSFDIIDGERVNWEITPQYFLERALFPTTFRFSDSDEGGVFDPAVFGLKSELNTEFSPRTRAEADFSLTSFDFGDFEDNFRAQVGIEQRVGNLNNPYTFDLEYNFRDRLFNGSLGFQTVFNSIGAVVTSPNIAIADTGINLTYQASIQNINADTDRQDLLGAARDNDRVNLTRYQGAIFLNKAFPLWSGEALPPTKDQGLRYTPVPVVPYLQLFTGVSGVGSFYSNSDNQLSLQGDIGIQGQLGHFSRPWLDYTGFKISYSQNIRGDESPFLFDRLVDRQILSLGVTQQIYGPIRLGVQTSLDLNDSDEINTDYLIEYSRRTHNVTLRYNPVLEIGSISLRISDFNWRGNPRPFNSNEITPVIQGVGR; encoded by the coding sequence ATGGTTAGTTTTTTGAGGTATTGGGTTGGAATATTGTTATGGACATTTTTATCTCAACTATCTTTATTAGCCTCAGAGTTACCTAAATTAGACGGGACTACAATCTTGGTTTTTGATGATGATTCCCGCCCATCACGCCAAAATCCTGTAAATAATTTATCTAGCCTAACTAAGTTTAAATCTCCTACCCATCTCATTACCCAAGAGCGTCAGGGAGAGGTTCAACAATATAAAATACCAGCAAATAATGAATCAGAATTTAATCCCTCGATTCCCATCGACCAAATTGAAGTAGTAGAGGTCATTGCCGATCGCCAAGAATTCGATGAACAAAGACAAGTAATCACTGCCGAAGGAAATGTCGTGATGCGCTTTGCTCAATCAGTAATGACTAGCGATCGCCTAGAGATAAATCTCAAGGACAATCTGGCTGTAGCCACGGGGAATGTAGTGCTGACAAGAGGGGAACAAATTCTGCGAGGAGAAAAATTTGAATATTATTTAGTTACTGATCGGGGAGTCATTTTTAATGCGGGGGGAGAAATTTATCAACCCAGTCTAAGTCAAGACTTAGATTTAGAGCAACAATTAGCACCCGAACAAAGGGTTTTTGACCAAACTTTAAGTCAGGGACTGACAAATAATCAACCCCTAACAGGAGTCACTGCCAACGAAGGCATCGGGACTACTATAGGTAGTTCAAGGGATGTTAATTTATTGAATGATGATAACTCCACTGGCGGCAATATTAACCGAATTCGATTTCAAGCAGATCGAGTAGATTTTGAAACTTCAACCTGGGAAGCACAAAATTTACGTCTAACTAACGATCCGTTTTCTCCACCTGAGCTAGAGTTAAGAGCCAAGACAGCAACTTTTCAACAGGTTGATGCTCTGACAAATACATTAACTACTACTAATTCTCGCCTAGTAATTGATGATAGTTTTACTGTCCCCCTTTTAACCCGTTCATTTGTCTTTGATGGTCGCCCTCGCCGCCCCGGACTGTTCAATATTGGTTTTGACGGCGACGAGCGAGGCGGCCTCTTTATTGAACGGAGCTTTGATATTATTGATGGGGAGCGAGTAAACTGGGAGATTACTCCCCAATACTTTTTGGAACGAGCTTTATTTCCGACCACCTTTCGGTTTAGTGACTCAGATGAAGGAGGAGTATTCGATCCAGCAGTCTTTGGTCTTAAAAGCGAGCTTAATACAGAATTTTCCCCTAGAACAAGAGCAGAAGCTGATTTTTCTTTAACTAGTTTTGATTTTGGTGACTTTGAAGATAATTTTCGTGCCCAAGTAGGAATTGAACAAAGGGTAGGTAATCTAAATAATCCCTATACCTTCGATCTTGAATATAATTTTCGCGATCGCCTATTCAATGGTTCTCTGGGTTTTCAGACCGTATTTAACAGTATCGGTGCAGTGGTAACTTCACCTAATATTGCGATCGCTGATACTGGGATAAATCTAACTTATCAGGCCTCAATTCAAAACATCAATGCAGATACTGATCGCCAAGATTTATTAGGCGCAGCAAGAGATAATGATCGCGTTAACTTAACTCGCTACCAAGGAGCAATTTTTCTTAATAAAGCCTTTCCCCTCTGGTCGGGAGAGGCATTGCCCCCCACCAAAGACCAAGGATTGCGTTATACACCTGTTCCAGTTGTGCCTTACCTACAATTATTTACGGGAGTTTCGGGGGTTGGTAGTTTTTATAGCAACAGTGATAATCAACTATCTTTACAAGGAGATATCGGCATTCAAGGACAACTAGGTCACTTTTCTCGTCCTTGGCTTGACTATACAGGATTTAAAATAAGTTACTCACAAAATATTCGCGGCGATGAGTCACCCTTTTTATTTGATCGCTTGGTAGATCGACAAATTCTTTCCTTAGGTGTTACCCAGCAAATTTATGGTCCTATTCGTTTGGGAGTTCAAACTTCTCTTGATTTAAATGATAGCGATGAAATTAATACCGATTATCTGATTGAATATAGTCGTCGGACTCATAATGTTACCCTGCGCTACAATCCAGTATTAGAAATTGGTTCCATCAGTTTACGGATTAGTGATTTTAATTGGCGAGGTAATCCTCGACCCTTTAACAGCAATGAAATTACCCCAGTAATCCAGGGAGTTGGACGATAA
- a CDS encoding radical SAM protein → MNVFQEEHLLFSPANPEANAIPTIFAFPNEYTIGITSLGYQIVWSTLAMRSDVNVSRLFTDLNEPLPRNPELLGFSVSWELDYINIFDLLESLAIPLHSADRENNHPLVFGGGTVLTANPEPLADFFDVILLGDGEDLLDNFIDAYQQVRNADRQTKLRQLAQIPGVYIPSLYAVTYHNPDGAIKAIAPIAEDIPKQVQKQTYRGNTLSASTVVTEKAAWSNIFMVEVVRSCPEMCRFCLASYLTLPFRTASLSGSLIPAIQKGLQVTNRLGLLGASVTQHPEFEAILDYLSQPQYQDVRLSIASVRTNTVTEKLAATLANRDTRSITIAVESGSEKVRQIVNKKLTNEEIIQAAINAKAGGLKALKLYGMVGIPGESMADVEETVAMMSAIKKAAPGLRLTLGCSTFVPKSHTPFQWFGVNSEAKKRLKYLEKNLRKQGIDFRPESYNWSVIQALISRGDRRLGKLLQLTREYGDSVGSYKRAFKQLRGQIPPLDYYVHSQWDWNEQILPWQHIQGALPQKTLVKHLNDAMAINNEKLVIRN, encoded by the coding sequence GTGAATGTATTTCAAGAAGAACATCTTTTGTTTTCCCCCGCCAATCCAGAAGCTAATGCTATTCCGACAATCTTTGCTTTCCCCAATGAATATACCATTGGTATAACTAGCTTAGGTTATCAAATAGTTTGGTCGACTTTAGCAATGCGTTCTGATGTGAATGTCAGTCGTTTATTTACCGACCTCAACGAACCTCTACCCAGAAATCCTGAACTACTAGGTTTTTCCGTATCTTGGGAATTAGATTATATTAATATTTTCGATTTACTAGAATCTTTAGCCATTCCTCTTCATAGCGCTGATAGAGAGAATAATCACCCTCTGGTATTTGGTGGAGGAACTGTTTTAACTGCTAATCCTGAACCACTGGCAGATTTTTTTGATGTCATTCTGCTAGGAGATGGGGAAGATTTACTCGATAATTTTATTGATGCTTATCAACAGGTTAGAAACGCCGATCGCCAGACTAAATTACGCCAATTAGCACAGATTCCAGGGGTTTATATTCCCAGCTTATATGCAGTAACTTATCATAACCCTGATGGTGCAATCAAAGCGATCGCACCTATCGCTGAAGATATTCCCAAGCAAGTACAAAAACAAACCTATCGTGGCAATACACTTTCTGCCTCTACCGTAGTCACGGAAAAAGCGGCCTGGTCAAATATTTTCATGGTCGAAGTTGTCCGTAGTTGTCCTGAGATGTGTCGCTTTTGTTTAGCCAGTTATTTAACCCTGCCATTTCGTACTGCTTCTTTATCAGGTTCTCTAATACCTGCGATCCAAAAAGGTTTACAAGTTACTAACCGTCTTGGTTTATTAGGAGCATCAGTAACACAACATCCCGAATTTGAAGCAATTTTAGATTATTTATCCCAACCCCAATACCAAGATGTCCGTCTTAGTATTGCTTCGGTAAGGACTAACACTGTTACCGAAAAACTGGCTGCTACCCTAGCTAATCGCGATACTCGTTCCATTACCATCGCCGTGGAGAGTGGTTCAGAAAAAGTAAGACAAATCGTCAACAAAAAGCTAACTAACGAAGAAATCATTCAGGCAGCAATTAATGCTAAAGCTGGAGGCTTAAAGGCCTTAAAACTTTATGGGATGGTCGGTATTCCCGGAGAATCGATGGCGGATGTAGAAGAAACTGTTGCTATGATGTCAGCTATTAAAAAAGCTGCCCCTGGATTACGCTTAACTCTGGGATGCAGTACTTTTGTGCCTAAATCTCATACTCCATTTCAATGGTTTGGGGTTAATTCCGAGGCCAAAAAAAGACTAAAATATCTGGAGAAAAACCTCAGAAAACAGGGGATTGATTTTCGCCCCGAAAGTTATAACTGGTCAGTTATTCAGGCTTTAATTTCTCGTGGCGATCGCCGATTAGGTAAATTACTGCAATTAACCAGAGAATATGGAGACTCTGTTGGTAGCTATAAAAGGGCATTTAAACAGTTAAGAGGACAAATTCCCCCACTAGATTACTATGTTCACTCTCAATGGGACTGGAACGAGCAAATTCTTCCCTGGCAACATATACAAGGAGCATTACCTCAAAAAACTTTAGTGAAACACTTAAACGATGCTATGGCAATTAATAATGAAAAACTAGTAATTAGGAATTAA
- a CDS encoding CPXCG motif-containing cysteine-rich protein, translating to MQTTAEYYCAFCGETNSTFVDISAGMQQSYTEDCQVCCRPNVLYVYVDEDTLEVQINSDYEE from the coding sequence ATGCAAACTACTGCTGAATATTACTGCGCTTTTTGTGGCGAAACCAATAGTACTTTTGTCGATATTAGTGCAGGAATGCAACAGTCCTATACCGAAGATTGTCAGGTATGTTGTCGTCCAAACGTTTTATACGTTTATGTTGATGAAGATACTCTAGAGGTTCAAATCAACAGTGACTATGAGGAGTAA
- a CDS encoding sulfite exporter TauE/SafE family protein encodes MESWLIFGIGGIFSGILAGLLGIGGGFVIVSLLVTLGYPPIQAVATSSFVIIMSSSTGSFYNWRMGYLDLQRVVYLALPAIITAQLGVLVGVNIPEYILLTIFSIFLLVNLFLIRLRKKLAVQEQQSTKLFTPITAKITTGGIAGFLSGLLGIGGGTIMVPLQMLLLNEEIKVAIQTSLGVIVTATISSCIVHATQGNILFFQGIMLGIGGMLGSQVGTRVLPKLPDSVVRKIFSLFIVMMAVLNFWQAWKSYSS; translated from the coding sequence ATGGAAAGTTGGCTAATTTTTGGTATTGGTGGCATATTTTCGGGTATTTTAGCGGGATTACTAGGAATAGGTGGCGGATTTGTAATTGTTTCTTTACTGGTGACATTAGGTTATCCTCCCATTCAAGCTGTGGCAACTAGTAGCTTTGTCATTATTATGAGTTCGTCTACTGGTAGTTTCTATAATTGGCGCATGGGCTATTTGGATTTGCAAAGAGTGGTTTATCTTGCCTTGCCAGCTATAATTACCGCCCAATTAGGGGTTCTTGTGGGGGTAAATATACCAGAATATATTTTATTAACAATATTCAGTATCTTTTTACTGGTAAATCTGTTTTTGATTAGGCTGCGAAAAAAGTTAGCAGTACAAGAACAACAGTCAACAAAGTTATTTACTCCAATAACAGCCAAGATTACGACAGGAGGAATTGCTGGTTTTTTGTCGGGTTTATTGGGAATCGGTGGCGGTACAATTATGGTTCCTTTGCAAATGTTACTGCTGAACGAAGAAATTAAAGTAGCAATTCAGACCAGTTTGGGAGTAATCGTCACAGCGACAATTTCTTCTTGTATAGTTCATGCAACTCAGGGTAATATTTTGTTTTTTCAAGGAATAATGTTGGGTATTGGTGGGATGTTAGGCAGTCAAGTAGGTACGAGAGTATTACCTAAGTTACCAGATTCGGTGGTCAGGAAAATTTTTAGTTTGTTTATAGTAATGATGGCTGTGCTGAACTTTTGGCAAGCATGGAAAAGTTATTCGA